From a region of the uncultured Draconibacterium sp. genome:
- the amrS gene encoding AmmeMemoRadiSam system radical SAM enzyme: protein MQEALFYSKNTNGQVQCELCPWNCILSDGQTGICKVRTNHSGILVTDVYNKVAAIGSDPIEKKPLYHFHPGKNILSVGEVGCNLHCSFCQNHRISQCKSSEFSGFHNISAKKIVKEALKTWNNIGIAYTYNEPITFYEFLLETAQLAHSEKLKNVVVSNGYINKEPLQQLLPFIDAFNIDLKAFSNDFYKKYTKGKLQPVLNTLKQIAASPAHLEVTTLVIPGLNDDPTEFKNMISWIATELGNDVPLHLSRYYPQYKLNAPATPIETLIELYDLAKTQLQHVYLGNVSDQKRSTTYCMKCSATLISRNHYNTEITTLDADGKCKKCGTFASVII from the coding sequence ATGCAGGAAGCTTTATTCTATAGCAAAAATACAAACGGACAAGTTCAGTGTGAACTCTGCCCGTGGAACTGTATCTTATCCGACGGGCAAACCGGAATTTGTAAAGTACGCACGAACCACAGCGGTATTTTAGTTACCGATGTGTATAATAAAGTTGCAGCGATCGGCTCAGATCCCATTGAGAAAAAACCGCTTTACCATTTCCACCCCGGGAAAAACATTTTATCGGTTGGAGAAGTGGGTTGCAACTTGCATTGCAGCTTCTGCCAAAACCACCGCATTTCGCAATGCAAATCTTCTGAGTTCTCCGGCTTTCATAACATCAGTGCCAAAAAGATTGTAAAAGAAGCGCTGAAAACCTGGAATAACATCGGTATTGCCTACACCTACAACGAACCTATTACTTTTTATGAGTTTTTATTGGAGACGGCACAACTGGCTCATTCAGAAAAATTAAAAAATGTGGTAGTTTCCAACGGTTACATCAATAAGGAACCGTTACAACAACTGCTGCCTTTTATCGACGCCTTTAATATCGATCTGAAAGCTTTCTCGAACGACTTCTATAAAAAATACACCAAAGGGAAATTGCAACCTGTACTAAATACACTTAAACAAATTGCTGCAAGCCCTGCTCATCTTGAGGTTACCACGCTGGTTATTCCCGGGTTGAACGATGATCCCACTGAATTTAAAAATATGATAAGCTGGATCGCCACAGAGTTAGGGAATGATGTTCCGCTGCACCTTTCGCGCTACTATCCACAATACAAGTTAAATGCGCCGGCCACGCCAATAGAAACATTAATTGAGTTGTACGATTTGGCCAAAACACAACTTCAACATGTTTACCTGGGAAATGTTAGCGACCAGAAACGATCAACTACGTATTGTATGAAATGTAGTGCAACGCTAATATCCAGAAACCACTACAATACTGAGATTACAACTCTTGATGCGGACGGAAAATGTAAAAAATGCGGGACTTTCGCTTCTGTAATTATTTAG